In the Juglans microcarpa x Juglans regia isolate MS1-56 chromosome 6D, Jm3101_v1.0, whole genome shotgun sequence genome, one interval contains:
- the LOC121235280 gene encoding DNA repair endonuclease UVH1, giving the protein MVRFHEQIIGDLLEDPNGGLVVLSSGLYLSKLISSMVLLHSSSRGTLLLLSPSNPRLKSLILHHLTGHKITVSEISADFPATHRLSLYASNSVFFVTPRILVVDLLSRRLSPTLIAGLLILTAHSLSETSTEAFIVRLLRSLNPDLSVFAFSDRPHAMVSGFAKAERTMKCIYVRKLHLWPRFHVHVSDELERDPPAVIDVRVPMSKCMVGIQRSVLEVMDACLKEMRKTNKVDVEDLTVENGLFKSFDEIVRRQLDPIWHTLGKKTKQLVSDLKTLRKLLDYLVRYDAVTYLKYLDTLRVSESFRSVWIFAESSYKIFEYAKKRVYRFVRSDGVKLVSGQGKSVAGKKRKSKGADKIEEEVGGASSSSTSSALVLEEVLEAAPKWKVLREILEEIEEERQKQALSREELMVEAEENDTGIVLVACKDECSCMQLEECILDNPQKVMREEWEKYLLSKVELRDLHARYKKKPKDPKGFGILDGVVPITPAQNAEASSTNKQEHDALLAAASEIRKQAKMDYVVGEDLQLHDGSRQHEKVKGKVRTKKGAANVPSPGGKDNNRNEKAVRNDIVETSDSGNQGKKDEINSLVAGGFCEATSQGASVDKPILQKHNQESNYMGFGSAKNLPPVHFYALESDQPILDILKPSVIIVYHPDMTFVREIEVYKAENASKKLKVYFLFYEDSTEVQKFEASIRRENGAFESLIRQKSMMMIPVDQDGRCLGLSSSVEPQASSSQNSITRKAGGRKEIEKEMQVIVDMREFMSSLPNVLHQRGMRIIPVTLEVGDYILSPLICVERKSIQDLFMSFTSGRLYNQVETMVRYYKIPVLLIEFSQDKSFSFQSASDISDDVTPNSIISKLSLLVLHFPRLRIIWSRSLHATAEIFASLKANQDEPDEVKAIRVGVPSEDGIVEDDVRAENYNTSAIEFLRRLPGVSDSNYRAIMDGCSSLADLALLPVERLTELMGGQKAARTLRDFLDAKYPTLL; this is encoded by the exons ATGGTCCGATTCCACGAGCAGATAATCGGGGACCTTCTAGAAGACCCAAATGGCGGGCTCGTGGTCCTCTCCTCTGGGCTCTACCTCTCTAAGCTCATATCCTCCATGGTCCTCCTCCACTCTTCTTCCCGCGGcactctcctcctcctctccccCTCCAATCCCCGCCTCAAATCTCTcatcctccaccacctcaccgGCCACAAAATTACTGTATCGGAGATCTCCGCTGACTTCCCTGCTACCCACCGCCTCTCCCTCTATGCCTCCAACTCCGTCTTCTTCGTCACCCCCCGCATCCTTGTCGTTGACCTCCTCTCCCGCCGCCTCTCCCCTACCCTCATCGCCGGACTCCTCATCCTCACAGCCCACTCCCTCTCCGAGACCTCCACTGAGGCCTTCATTGTCCGCCTTCTCCGCTCCCTCAACCCCGACCTCTCCGTCTTCGCCTTCTCCGACCGTCCCCATGCCATGGTCTCCGGCTTCGCTAAGGCTGAGCGCACCATGAAGTGCATCTACGTCAGGAAGCTCCACCTCTGGCCCAGGTTCCACGTCCACGTCTCCGACGAGCTCGAGAGGGACCCGCCGGCTGTAATCGACGTTAGGGTTCCGATGAGCAAATGCATGGTGGGGATTCAGAGATCAGTCTTGGAGGTCATGGACGCGTGTCtgaaggagatgaggaagaCCAACAAGGTCGACGTTGAGGATCTCACGGTAGAGAACGGCCTGTTCAAATCCTTTGATGAGATCGTGAGGCGCCAGTTGGACCCCATTTGGCATACCTTGGGGAAAAAGACGAAGCAGCTTGTTTCGGACCTGAAGACTTTGAGGAAGCTCTTGGATTATCTCGTCAG GTATGACGCAGTGacttatttgaaatatttggatACGCTGAGGGTGTCAGAGAGTTTTCGGTCAGTTTGGATATTTGCAGAGTCGAGCTATAAGATATTTGAGTATGCGAAGAAACGGGTTTATCGTTTTGTGAGGTCGGATGGTGTGAAACTAGTGAGTGGGCAGGGTAAGAGTGTGGCAGGCAAAAAGAGGAAATCGAAGGGGGCTGACAAGATTGAGGAAGAAG TTGGTGGTGCATCATCGTCAAGTACAAGTAGTGCATTAGTTTTGGAGGAAGTATTGGAGGCGGCTCCAAAGTGGAAGGTGTTACGT GAGATTCTTGAAGAGATAGAGGAAGAAAGACAAAAGCAGGCTTTGTCAAGAGAAGAGCTTATGGTTGAAGCTGAAGAGAATGATACTGGTATTGTTCTAGTGGCATGCAAAGATGAATGCTCATGCATGCAGCTTGAAGAATGCATCTTGGATAATCCACAGAAG GTCATGCGCGAAGAATGGGAGAAATACTTGCTGAGCAAAGTAGAGCTGCGTGACCTACATGCGCGTtacaaaaaaaaaccaaaggatCCCAAAGGTTTTGGGATTCTTGATGGAGTGGTCCCTATAACACCTGCACAGAATGCAGAAGCTAGCAGTACAAACAAGCAGGAACATGATGCACTTTTGGCTGCCGCATCAGAAATAAGAAAGCAAGCTAAAATGGACTATGTTGTTGGAGAGGATCTCCAACTTCATGATGGCAGCAGACAACATGAAAAAGTGAAAGGAAAAGTAAGGACTAAGAAAGGCGCAGCTAATGTTCCAAGTCCTGGGGGTAAAGATAATAATCGCAATGAGAAGGCAGTTAGAAATGATATTGTTGAAACATCAGATTCAGGAAATCAAGGCAAAAAAGATGAAATCAATTCGTTGGTTGCAGGTGGTTTTTGTGAAGCCACAAGTCAAGGTGCCTCTGTAGACAAACCAATACTTCAAAAGCATAATCAAGAGTCTAATTATATGGGTTTTGGAAGTGCTAAGAACTTGCCACCAGTGCATTTTTATGCCCTAGAAAGCGATCAGCCTATACTTGACATTTTGAAGCCCTCTGTAATTATTGTTTACCATCCAGACATGACTTTTGTCAGAGAAATTGAAGTTTACAAAGCTGAGAATGcatcaaaaaagttaaaagtttacTTTCTCTTCTATGAAGATTCCACCGAAGTGCAAAAGTTTGAGGCTAGTATACGCAGGGAGAATGGAGCTTTTGAATCTCTGATCAGGCAGAAATCAATGATGATGATTCCAGTTGATCAG GACGGGCGCTGCCTAGGATTAAGTTCTTCTGTAGAACCACAAGCCTCAAGCTCACAAAACTCAATAACAAGAAAGGCAGGTGGAAGAAAGGAGATTGAGAAAGAGATGCAG GTAATAGTGGACATGAGAGAGTTTATGAGTAGCCTTCCAAATGTTCTCCATCAGAGGGGCATGCGCATAATACCAGTAACTTTGGAAGTTGGAGATTATATTCTCTCACCCTTAATATGTGTGGAGAGGAAGAGTATCCAAGACCTTTTTATGAGTTTCACATCAGGCCGCCTTTACAACCAAGTAGAGACTATGGTCCGTTATTATAAAATACCTGTCCTCTTGATTGAGTTTTCACAAGATAAAAGTTTTTCATTCCAG TCTGCAAGTGATATCAGTGATGATGTTACTCCAAATAGTATTATATCTAAGCTGTCATTGCTTGTACTCCATTTTCCACGCTTGCGCATTATCTGGTCTCGCAGTCTGCATGCCACTGCTGAGATATTTGCTTCACTCAAGGCTAATCAAGATGAACCGGATGAGGTGAAAGCAATTCGAGTTGGTGTTCCTTCTGAGGATGGTATTGTGGAAGATGATGTGAG AGCTGAAAACTATAACACATCTGCTATTGAGTTTCTAAGACGACTCCCAGGTGTGAGTGATTCAAATTACAGGGCTATAATGGATGGATGTAGTAGCTTGGCTGATCTTGCTCTTCTTCCAGTAGAAAGGCTAACTGAACTAATGGGTGGTCAGAAAGCTGCTAGGACTCTCAGGGATTTCCTTGATGCAAAGTATCCAACCCTATTGTGA